GCGTTTTATATAATAATTGATACCTTTGAGGAACAAATATGACAGATTCGAACAAGATTGATGAGTCAGCTTCTAAGCCCAAGGTAAAGAGCAAATATGACTATTCCGTCGGTCCGCCGCCGCTGAAGATCAATCTGAGTTGGTGCAAGGCGTGCAACCTGTGTATCGCTTTATGCCCCCAGCAGGTTTTTGAGCCCGACCGTGACGGAAAGCCGGTTCAGGCCAGGCCTGAAAATTGTACGCAGTGCACGATATGCTGGGTACATTGTCCCGATTTCGCAATAACGTCTAATTATAAGTGAGGTAGAACAGGTATTAAAATGGCAGAAGCAGTAAAGAAACTACTCCAGGGTAATGGTGCCTGTGTTGAGGGCGCCATTTATGCCGGACTTCAGTTCTATGCCGGTTACCCTATAACTCCCTCTACCGAGATTGCCGAATCCTGTGCTCGCCAGCTTCCCAGAATCGGTGGCCGGTTCATCCAGATGGAGGACGAGATTGCGTCTATGGCCGCAATTATCGGTGCTTCCGTGACAGGACTGAAATCGATGACCGCCACTTCCGGTCCGGGTTATTCTCTGATGCTGGAAAACATTGGATATGCATACATGACTGAGACGCCCTGCGTTATTGTAAACGTGCAGCGCGGGGGTCCGTCCACCGGATTGCCGACCAAAGTCAGTCAGTCCGATACCATGCAGGCCCGCTGGGGTTCTCACGGTGATTATACCGCCATCGCGGTCGCTCCATCGACCGTCAATGACACGGTAACCGAGACAATTCGAGCCTTCAATCTCGCGGAAAGATTCAGAACGCCGGTGACGGTACTTCTGGATGAAGTCATCGGTCATATGCGGGAGATGGTGACGATTCCGCGGCCGGGTGAGTATGAGGTAATCAACCGCGTAAAGCCGACGAGCAAGCCGGAAGAATTTGTACCTTTCGAGATGACGCCGAACCTGGTGTCCCCGATGCCGTCGTACGGCGAGGGTTATCGCTATAATGTCACCGGGTTGACACACGACACGATGGGTTTTGCGACCAACCGTGCGGACGAGATTTTTGTCAAACTCGACAAACTCAAAAACAAAATAGAGAACTACAAAGACGAGATATTCAAACTTCGCGCCGAGAAGATGGATGACGCTGAAGTGGTCTTTATTACATACGGTTCGGTGTCCAGAGCCGCCCTCCAGGCTACATCGCTGGCTCGACAGGCAGGATACAAAGTTGGGTCGATTCAACTATACACGATTTGGCCGTTTGCTTATGACCAAATCAGGGATCTTTGTTCCCGCTGCAAGAAGGTCATCGTTGCCGAATTGAACATGGGTCAGGTCATCGATGAGGTCAAGAAAGCGGTGTGCGGAGACGTGGACATCATTCCGCTGCAGCGTTACGATGGTGAAATTCTCACTCCCGCCGAGCTGCTCGGCAAGCTCGAGGAGGTGCTCTAATGGCTACGACAGAACAACACAAATCCGATTCGATGCTGAACTATCTGCGGCCACGCAAGAAATTCCCGAGCGTCTGGTGTCCGGGATGTGGCAACGGTATCGTGATGGGCGCCTTTATCCGGGCGGTCGAGAAGCTTGGATACTCCAAGGACGAGGTGGCTATGGTCTCAGGTATCGGATGTACCAGCCGGATGCCGGTCTACCTGGACTTTAACTCGCTTCACACCACGCACGGCAGGGCGCTTGCCTTCGCGACCGGCGTGAAGTTCGCGCGGCCGAACATGAAGGTGGTTGTGATTACGGGCGATGGTGATGCTCTTGCTATCGGCGGTAACCACTTCATTCATGCCTGCCGGAGAAATATCGACATTACCGCCATTCTGATTAATAACTATATCTATGGCATGACCGGTGGTCAGGGTTCGCCCACGACCCCCGGCGGTTCGTTCTCCACAACCACGCCATACGGCAACGTGGAGAAGCATTTCGAGCCATGTCATCTGGCTATCGGCGCGGGAGCGTCTTTCGTTGGGCGTTCCACCGTATATCACTATCCTCAGATGGAGAAAATGATTATGCAGGCGTTGGAGCACAAGGGCTTTTCGCTCGTGGAAATCATCTCCAACTGTCACACCTACTATGGCCGGTTGAATCGCAAGGGTGATGCCACCGCCATGTTAAACTTCATGAAAGAAAACTCCGTCACTACGGCCAGGGCCAAGAGTATGACGGAGGAAGAGTTGAAGGGCAAGTACCTAATCGGCACCCTCCACGAGGATACTGTTAAAACCGAATTCTGCGACGAGTACCAGAGAGTCGTCGATGCCCAGAAAGGATAGAGAGGAAACCTATGGCTGGAAAAATACTCGGTAAAGTTGGTATTCCCCAGGATCGTTTCGAGATCCGGCTATCCGGTTCGGGCGGCCAGGGAATGATCTTCGCGTCGGTCGTTCTTTGTGAGGCCATCGGCAAAGCCGGCGGAAAGAATGTGGTGCAATCACAATCCTACGGCCCGGAGGCCCGCGGAGGCGCTTCCAAGGCGGATGTGGTAGTTTCTTCCGAGGAGATTTACTACCCCAAGGCGATGAAACTTGATCTGCTCCTGGCTATGACCCAGGAGTCCCTGGACAAGTATTATCCGGATCTCAAGGAAGGCGGCACGCTGGTGGTCGATACGTCGATGATCACGGAATTTCCGACGGAGAAATACTACGGATTGCCTTTCACCCGGCTGGCGCGTGAAGAAGTCGGGCATATCATGGTAGCCAACGTGATTGCTCTCGGTTCCATTTGCGCTCTTACCGGTATCGTGCCGTTGGACGTTTTGACGGATGCCGTGCTGGCGCGCGCGCCGCGGGGTACCGAGGACAGAAACAAGAAAGCTCTTCAGATTGGCCATGACGAAGCCATGAAGCTAAAGAAGTAGCCCGTTGAGGTAAACAGGTTGAACCGAACATTATTGATCATTAAGCCTGATGCCACAGAGCGAAACCTGGTCGGGCACATCATCAGTCGTCTTGAAAAAGCCCGCTTCAAGATCGTTGAGATGAAAATGGTGCGTCTGACAAAAACGCAGGCGCGCCAGTTCTACGCGGTCCATGAAGGTAAACCGTTCCTTGACGCCCTCGTCGAGTTCATGACATCGGGGCCGGTGGTGCCGATGGTTCTTGAGAAAGAGGGCGCGGTTTCCCAGTTGCGGACGCTCGTGGGCGCCACCAATCCGGAGAAGGCGGATTGCGGCACCATTCGTTACGAGATTGGAATGGATATTCAGAGGAATTCCGTTCATGCCTCCGACTCCGACGAGAACGCCGCAAAAGAAATAGCTTTCTTTTTCTGAGAAACACAGGGGTCGCTACGGACAAAGATCGGTGCTTAGCGGCCAAACGACAGAAAGCAAACAGGTCGTCGAGATGGATATCAAGCTGGCCTATAACGCGGGTGAGATTGTCATTCACTTGCCTGATGATGTGAGTGTCACCGAATATTCGCCGAAATTGGCGCCACGGGAAGTTGATCTGTCGACTTTTCGTCGCGGCCTATCCGATGCCGGCGGTGAAGAATTACTTGCTTCGAATAGCCTCCTGTTTGTGGTCAACGATGGTCATCGCAATACGCCAACA
The sequence above is a segment of the Candidatus Zixiibacteriota bacterium genome. Coding sequences within it:
- a CDS encoding 2-oxoacid:acceptor oxidoreductase family protein; amino-acid sequence: MAGKILGKVGIPQDRFEIRLSGSGGQGMIFASVVLCEAIGKAGGKNVVQSQSYGPEARGGASKADVVVSSEEIYYPKAMKLDLLLAMTQESLDKYYPDLKEGGTLVVDTSMITEFPTEKYYGLPFTRLAREEVGHIMVANVIALGSICALTGIVPLDVLTDAVLARAPRGTEDRNKKALQIGHDEAMKLKK
- a CDS encoding 4Fe-4S dicluster domain-containing protein — protein: MTDSNKIDESASKPKVKSKYDYSVGPPPLKINLSWCKACNLCIALCPQQVFEPDRDGKPVQARPENCTQCTICWVHCPDFAITSNYK
- a CDS encoding 2-oxoacid:acceptor oxidoreductase subunit alpha, whose amino-acid sequence is MAEAVKKLLQGNGACVEGAIYAGLQFYAGYPITPSTEIAESCARQLPRIGGRFIQMEDEIASMAAIIGASVTGLKSMTATSGPGYSLMLENIGYAYMTETPCVIVNVQRGGPSTGLPTKVSQSDTMQARWGSHGDYTAIAVAPSTVNDTVTETIRAFNLAERFRTPVTVLLDEVIGHMREMVTIPRPGEYEVINRVKPTSKPEEFVPFEMTPNLVSPMPSYGEGYRYNVTGLTHDTMGFATNRADEIFVKLDKLKNKIENYKDEIFKLRAEKMDDAEVVFITYGSVSRAALQATSLARQAGYKVGSIQLYTIWPFAYDQIRDLCSRCKKVIVAELNMGQVIDEVKKAVCGDVDIIPLQRYDGEILTPAELLGKLEEVL
- a CDS encoding 2-oxoacid:ferredoxin oxidoreductase subunit beta, whose amino-acid sequence is MATTEQHKSDSMLNYLRPRKKFPSVWCPGCGNGIVMGAFIRAVEKLGYSKDEVAMVSGIGCTSRMPVYLDFNSLHTTHGRALAFATGVKFARPNMKVVVITGDGDALAIGGNHFIHACRRNIDITAILINNYIYGMTGGQGSPTTPGGSFSTTTPYGNVEKHFEPCHLAIGAGASFVGRSTVYHYPQMEKMIMQALEHKGFSLVEIISNCHTYYGRLNRKGDATAMLNFMKENSVTTARAKSMTEEELKGKYLIGTLHEDTVKTEFCDEYQRVVDAQKG
- the ndk gene encoding nucleoside-diphosphate kinase, encoding MNRTLLIIKPDATERNLVGHIISRLEKARFKIVEMKMVRLTKTQARQFYAVHEGKPFLDALVEFMTSGPVVPMVLEKEGAVSQLRTLVGATNPEKADCGTIRYEIGMDIQRNSVHASDSDENAAKEIAFFF